The DNA segment ATATATTTCCTTTGACTTGCCCTCAATATTTGAGAAATCATCAATAAAGACCTCAAACGCCCCAATCTGGTTTGGCTTCCATTTATTGATACGCTGTACGTGGCGAATGTCGCCGACGATATAAGTACCGTCAAATTCCTTGAGTCCGGAGTTGAAAATCCCTACGATTGTAAAAACTCTGAGATTTGGCCGCTGATTATTCTGATCCTTCATAAAGAAGGTGTTGAATTTGTCGCCCAACTTTAATTGCAAGCGATTTGCAAGGTGTTGGGAAATGAGGACTTCGGAATTTAAATCTTCGGATAAATTGGGAATTTTGCCTTGAATGATATATTCGTCAATATTTTTCCATTGAAAGTCCTTGCCTACTCCTTTGAAAACAATTCCTTCGAAAGCGTTCTCCGTGCGAATAATTCCAGCTTTGGATGCGACGGCCTGGATATGGGAGACTCCTTGAATGTTTTTGAACTTTGGATAGAAAGGTTGATTAATATTAATTGGATTAACGGATACTTCGGATTGATTATCATCAAAGTTGGTAATACTCACGTGGCCGTTGAAAGCCGAAACCTTTTCGCGTATCTTTTGCTGCAACCCCATACCCGCAGCAACCGAAACAATCATCATCAGCATTCCGATAGCTACTGCGGCAATTGCAATTTTTATAATTGGTGCAGAAATACTACTTTTATGCTCTTTGGCGTTAATAAGTCTTCTGGCGATAAAGTGTTGTAGATTCAAGAGGGTTGCTTTTATTTTGAACTACAAATATACTGAAAGTTTGGGCACTGCATATTTGGCTATCATTACAATTCTAACACAAATTTTTATGAATTTTATTCCTAACTCGACGCTCGTATTTTTGATGAGTATCGCAACGTTGATTTCTTGTGCAAATAGTAAGAAGAAACACGATAATAATATTGTTGATAAACCACTTACAGCCATTAACGTGGAGGTTACACAAGAGGTGCTAAAAGAGCAAATAATAACAGGCGCTGAAAACTCTACAAAATATCTTCCACTACTTGCCAACAAAAAAGTAGGAATTGTGACAAATCAGTCTGGAACAGTTAGAATCGCTAACGAAAACAAAACAGTTAGTCTTGTAGACTTTCTTATTGAAAACAAAGTTAATGTTCAGAAAATTTACGCTCCAGAGCACGGATTCCGTGGTACTGCAGATGCGGGTGAACATATTGTTGATGGCAAAGACAGCAAAACTGGCCTTCCGATTATTTCGCTCTATGGCGACAATAAGAAGCCAAAACCTGCGCAACTTGCAAATATTGATGTGATGGTATTTGACCTTCAGGATGTAGGCGCGCGTTTCTACACTTATATTTCGACTCTCCATTATATTATGGAGGCTTGTGCAGAAGCAAATATTCCACTAATTGTTTTGGACAGACCCAATCCGAATGGTGGCATTGTTGACGGTCCCGTTTTGGATATGGCTTATACGAGTTTTGTTGGAATGCACCCAATTCCTGTTTTGCATGGAATGACGATGGGCGAATATGCCAAAATGATAAATGTGCAAAAATGGCTTAAAAATAAAGTTGAATGTAGGCTGACGGTAATTCCGTGCGAGAACTATTCGAAAAAAATGAAGTATGATTTACCTGTAAAACCTTCGCCAAATTTACCAAATGCGCAGAGCGTGAATCTCTATGCGAGTCTTTGCTTTTTTGAAGGAACTAATGTGAGCGTAGGTCGCGGAACTGAAAAGCAGTTTCAAATTTATGGTTCACCATTTCTAAATAAAAATGGTTTTAGTTTTACACCACAGCCGAATGAGGGTGCAAAAACGCCTCCGTACAATGGAGTCAAATGTTACGGTGAAGATTTATCTCAAATTGCACTTCTAGATAAGCTGGAATTAAAGTGGCTACTTAAAGCTTATGATGAAACGGCAGATAAGTCCAAATTCTTTAACTCCTTTTTTACCAAACTTGCTGGTAGCAAAAAACTGCAAGAACAAATAGAAGCCGGTATGTCTGAGGAATCTATCAGAAAATCCTGGGAGAAGGACTTGGCAAGTTTTAAAATAATAAGAAAGATTTATGAAATCTATTAAAATTGTTCAAGGAACTTTTCTTATTTTAGTGAAAAATTTAGCTAACACCAAAAAAACCAAACTATGAAAACAGCAGAAATACTTTTGAGCTATATGGATAGCCTTCAAGAGATCATTCATATTGTAGACTCTTATATAGAAAGAGGAATGGAAATAATGAGAAACATTAAAAGGTGGTTGGAAAGAATAATCGACTATGTTGAAAAAGG comes from the Flavobacterium ardleyense genome and includes:
- a CDS encoding ABC transporter permease gives rise to the protein MNLQHFIARRLINAKEHKSSISAPIIKIAIAAVAIGMLMMIVSVAAGMGLQQKIREKVSAFNGHVSITNFDDNQSEVSVNPININQPFYPKFKNIQGVSHIQAVASKAGIIRTENAFEGIVFKGVGKDFQWKNIDEYIIQGKIPNLSEDLNSEVLISQHLANRLQLKLGDKFNTFFMKDQNNQRPNLRVFTIVGIFNSGLKEFDGTYIVGDIRHVQRINKWKPNQIGAFEVFIDDFSNIEGKSKEIYGEIGSTLDTQSITSKYAFIFEWLKLFDFNIILIIGIMILVATINMAVALLVLILERTRMIGILKALGGNNAFIRKIFLYNAFYLIVRGLFWGNLIGIGLLLIQQYTGVVTLNPENYYVDQAPVVINWWYIAALNIGTMFFCLIILLIPSYIITKISPVQAIRFS
- a CDS encoding exo-beta-N-acetylmuramidase NamZ family protein — protein: MNFIPNSTLVFLMSIATLISCANSKKKHDNNIVDKPLTAINVEVTQEVLKEQIITGAENSTKYLPLLANKKVGIVTNQSGTVRIANENKTVSLVDFLIENKVNVQKIYAPEHGFRGTADAGEHIVDGKDSKTGLPIISLYGDNKKPKPAQLANIDVMVFDLQDVGARFYTYISTLHYIMEACAEANIPLIVLDRPNPNGGIVDGPVLDMAYTSFVGMHPIPVLHGMTMGEYAKMINVQKWLKNKVECRLTVIPCENYSKKMKYDLPVKPSPNLPNAQSVNLYASLCFFEGTNVSVGRGTEKQFQIYGSPFLNKNGFSFTPQPNEGAKTPPYNGVKCYGEDLSQIALLDKLELKWLLKAYDETADKSKFFNSFFTKLAGSKKLQEQIEAGMSEESIRKSWEKDLASFKIIRKIYEIY